A genomic window from Solanum dulcamara chromosome 11, daSolDulc1.2, whole genome shotgun sequence includes:
- the LOC129874541 gene encoding oleosin H2, which translates to MGDRHAHGQHQIHPQHQLHVQPHHRPLHEVRGMKSQKGPSATQILAIVTLLPVGGTLLCLAGITLAGTLIGLAVATPVFLLFSPVLVPATLTVGLAVTGFLTSGAFGVTGLSSFSWILNYFKQGKSMAPENIEAAKRSMGDAAVHLGQKTKDAGQTIQSKAHEGKEGTRTT; encoded by the exons ATGGGTGACCGCCACGCACACGGGCAGCATCAAATTCACCCACAACATCAACTTCATGTTCAGCCACACCACCGCCCTCTTCATGAAGTTCGTGGAATGAAAAGCCAAAAGGGTCCTTCAGCTACACAAATCCTAGCTATTGTAACTCTTCTTCCTGTTGGTGGTACCCTTCTTTGTCTTGCTGGCATTACTCTTGCTGGCACTTTAATTGGACTTGCTGTTGCAACTCCAGTGTTTCTACTCTTTAGCCCAGTTCTTGTACCTGCTACTCTTACTGTTGGCCTTGCTGTTACTGGCTTTTTGACTTCTGGTGCTTTTGGCGTTACTGGTCTTTCATCTTTCTCTTGGATCCTCAATTATTTCAAACAAG GTAAATCGATGGCCCCGGAGAATATAGAAGCGGCAAAGAGGAGCATGGGGGATGCTGCAGTGCACCTGGGGCAAAAGACAAAGGATGCTGGACAAACAATCCAGAGCAAAGCACATGAAGGGAAAGAAGGAACCAGGACTACTTAA
- the LOC129874449 gene encoding protein LATERAL ORGAN BOUNDARIES encodes MASSSSYSNPPCAACKFLRRKCLPGCIFAPYFPPEEPQKFANVHKIFGASNVSKLLNEIQPHQREDAVNSLAYEAEARMKDPVYGCVGAISVLQRQVIRLQKELDATNADLMRYASNTNPNLGYGRSTGFHQTNYGFSPNTTIWNNNPDQAADDDI; translated from the coding sequence ATGGCTTCTTCGAGCAGTTACTCGAACCCTCCATGTGCAGCTTGCAAATTCTTGAGAAGAAAATGTTTACCAGGTTGCATCTTTGCTCCTTATTTTCCACCAGAAGAGCCACAAAAATTCGCAAACGTACACAAAATATTTGGTGCAAGCAACGTAAGTAAACTCCTGAACGAAATTCAACCTCACCAGAGAGAAGACGCGGTTAATTCTCTTGCTTATGAAGCTGAAGCGCGTATGAAAGATCCAGTTTATGGTTGTGTTGGAGCTATTTCAGTACTACAAAGACAAGTTATACGTCTTCAAAAAGAACTCGATGCTACAAATGCTGATTTAATGCGATATGCTAGTAATACTAATCCAAATTTGGGTTATGGGAGAAGTACTGGATTTCATCAAACTAATTATGGATTTTCTCCTAATACTACAATATGGAACAATAACCCTGATCAGGCTGCAGATGATGATATATAG
- the LOC129874447 gene encoding uncharacterized protein LOC129874447, whose product MDAFKNQSFFQDIKSREVHGYRVKRRPYISHELSNFNQIGAVAVDHDGFTPPPMAISFCKTNKNSHIVAVTDEGGYLSLFNTRVQFPSSFTHLQNAEKAKVSEWVAHDNAIFDVCWIKEDTNILTASGDQSIKVWDAQGKQCVRALMGHTGSVKSICPHPTNHDIIVSGSRDGSFALWDLRCSDSSSDNLCIPPIANVHEAHISPCQRRTRRGKASAVSITSILFLKDELSIASAGAVDSVIKFWDTRNLKCPVVQACPHPDVSTQKVQRYHGVSSLSQDLNGAFISASCMDNRIYLYNVLQAEKGPVKTFKGCKIESFFVKSAISPDAAHILSGSSDGNAYVWQVNKPLEDPIMLKGHDGEVTALDWCTSETGKVATSSDDFTVRFWNIHNSCYSNTRSPSSIRRRVTALSCMQRRKLFSDEKQASIKNVSASCDSNLTCHQELPDPLTVPEMSTPVSKKRKPLPIFEPQENFEKTPEAAKRSPSSVLNPPSSLRKTIRDYFIVTPPSSLHSK is encoded by the exons ATGGACGCATTCAAGAACCAGTCGTTCTTCCAAGATATCAAATCAAGGGAGGTTCATGGATACAGAG TTAAAAGACGACCTTATATCAGTCACGAATTGTCTAATTTCAACCAAATTGGAGCCGTAGCAGTTGACCACGACGGGTTCACGCCACCTCCAATGGCCATATCTTTCTGCAAG ACAAATAAAAACTCGCATATTGTTGCTGTCACTGATGAGGGTGGCTACCTTAGCTTGTTTAACACTCGGGTGCAATTTCCTTCTTCTTTTACTCACCTGCAAAATGCAG AAAAAGCTAAGGTATCAGAGTGGGTTGCTCATGATAATGCCATATTTGATGTATGTTGGATCAAG GAAGATACCAATATATTAACAGCTTCAGGTGATCAAAGT ATTAAGGTATGGGATGCACAAGGAAAGCAATGTGTGAGAGCACTAATGGGTCACACTGGCAGTGTGAAATCCATTTGTCCTCATCCTACAAATCATG ATATTATTGTTTCTGGTTCTAGAGATGGGTCTTTTGCACTTTGGGACTTAAGGTGCTCTGACAGTAGCAGTGACAACCTTTGCATACC GCCAATTGCTAACGTCCATGAGGCTCACATTTCTCCTTGTCAGAGGCGGACTAGACGTGGAAAG GCTTCTGCAGTGAGTATTACATCTATTCTTTTCCTAAAAGATGAGCTATCCATAGCTAGTGCTGGAGCAGTTGACAG TGTCATAAAGTTCTGGGATACAAGGAATCTCAAATGTCCTGTTGTTCAGGCATGCCCTCATCCTGATGTATCAACTCAGAAG GTACAACGATATCACGGAGTATCTAGTTTGTCTCAAGATTTAAATGGAGCGTTTATTTCTGCATCATGCATGGACAACAG AATCTACCTCTACAATGTACTTCAGGCAGAAAAAGGGCCTGTTAAAACTTTCAAAGGATGCAAAATAGAATCATTTTTTGTCAAG TCAGCAATAAGTCCTGATGCAGCTCATATTCTTAGTGGTTCCAGTGATGGAAATGCCTACGTATGGCAG GTAAACAAACCTCTTGAAGATCCAATTATGTTGAAAGGCCATGATGGAGAAGTTACAGCACTAGATTG GTGCACATCAGAAACAGGCAAAGTTGCTACGTCATCAGATGATTTCACA GTGCGGTTTTGGAATATCCACAACAGTTGTTACTCAAACACAAGATCTCCATCATCCATTCGAAGGAGAGTAACAGCACTTTCATGTATGCAACGTCGGAAGCTGTTTTCAGATGAAAAACAAGCCAGCATCAAGAATGTCTCTGCTAGCTGTGACTCAAACTTGACATGTCATCAAGAGTTGCCTGATCCTCTCACAGTCCCTGAGATGAGTACTCCAGTatcaaagaagagaaaaccTTTACCAATTTTTGAGCCTCAagagaactttgagaaaaccccAGAAGCTGCAAAGAGAAGTCCTTCATCTGTTCTGAATCCCCCTTCCTCTTTGAGAAAGACAATCAGAGATTACTTTATAGTCACTCCTCCTTCAAGCTTACACAGTAAATGA